Proteins encoded in a region of the Candidatus Brocadiaceae bacterium genome:
- a CDS encoding rod shape-determining protein → MSFGALDLGIDLGTANTLVCVPGKGLVLIEPSVVAIKTGTNPPSVPLDGRAVGNEAKRMIERTPENIRAIRPLKDGVIADFEITEIMLRYFIQKVQRRSWGMRPRLLISVPSGVTAVQKEAVKNSGLNAGARKVYTVAEPKAGAIGAGLQISEPVGSMIIDIGGGTSEVAVMSLGEIVTLESLNVAGDEMDDAIINYVREMYGLEIGHRTAEEVKIAIGSAYPLQEEVTYEIRGKDIAAGLPRRLEISSAEIREAISRPVLQIIDAAKSCLDRTPPELASDLLDTGITVVGGGALIPGLSERMAEESGLPVRVADDPLTAVARGTALLLERIDEYESVLAD, encoded by the coding sequence ATGAGCTTCGGCGCCCTGGACCTGGGCATCGACCTGGGCACGGCCAACACGCTCGTCTGCGTCCCCGGCAAGGGGCTCGTCCTGATCGAGCCGTCCGTCGTCGCCATCAAAACCGGAACCAACCCGCCCTCCGTGCCGCTGGACGGCCGCGCCGTCGGCAACGAAGCCAAACGCATGATCGAGCGCACGCCGGAGAACATCCGCGCGATCCGCCCCCTCAAGGACGGCGTCATCGCCGACTTCGAGATCACCGAGATCATGCTGCGCTACTTCATCCAGAAGGTGCAGCGCCGTTCCTGGGGCATGCGCCCCCGGCTCCTCATCAGCGTCCCCAGCGGCGTGACGGCCGTCCAGAAGGAAGCCGTCAAGAACAGCGGCCTCAACGCCGGCGCACGCAAGGTCTACACCGTCGCCGAGCCCAAGGCCGGCGCCATCGGCGCCGGGCTCCAGATCAGCGAACCCGTCGGGTCCATGATCATCGACATCGGCGGCGGCACCTCGGAAGTCGCCGTGATGAGCCTGGGGGAGATCGTCACACTCGAGAGCCTCAACGTCGCCGGCGACGAGATGGACGACGCGATCATCAACTACGTGCGCGAAATGTACGGGCTCGAGATCGGCCACCGCACCGCCGAAGAGGTCAAGATCGCCATCGGGTCCGCCTACCCCCTCCAGGAAGAGGTCACCTACGAGATCCGCGGCAAAGACATCGCCGCCGGGCTGCCCCGCCGCCTCGAGATCAGCAGCGCCGAGATCCGCGAAGCGATCAGCCGGCCCGTCCTGCAGATCATCGACGCCGCCAAGTCCTGCCTGGACCGCACGCCCCCGGAACTGGCCAGCGACCTGCTCGACACCGGCATCACGGTCGTCGGCGGGGGCGCCCTCATCCCCGGCCTGAGCGAGCGCATGGCGGAGGAAAGCGGCCTGCCCGTGCGCGTCGCCGACGATCCCCTGACCGCCGTCGCGCGCGGCACCGCCCTGCTCCTCGAACGCATCGACGAGTATGAGAGCGTGCTCGCCGACTGA
- the hisF gene encoding imidazole glycerol phosphate synthase subunit HisF, with amino-acid sequence MPCLDMKDGRVVKGVHFVDLADAGDPVECGAAYERDGADELAFLDITATVEKRGTMLEVFGRVAEAVGIPLTLGGGIRSLADVEAALDAGADRISVSSAAVRRPHLIEEAAREFGSDRIVLAVDVDVSARLPSGYEVYVDGGRTPTGIDAFEFAQAGQERGAGAILPTSRRTDGTREGYDIPLTRGIADRVGVPVIASGGAGTLEHFLRGAVDGHADILLAASVFHFGEIAVPELKAYLKEHGVAVRV; translated from the coding sequence ATGCCGTGCCTGGACATGAAGGACGGGCGTGTGGTCAAGGGAGTGCACTTTGTGGACCTGGCCGACGCCGGCGACCCGGTCGAGTGCGGCGCGGCCTACGAGAGGGATGGCGCCGATGAACTGGCCTTCCTGGATATCACGGCGACGGTGGAGAAGCGCGGCACGATGCTGGAGGTCTTCGGCCGGGTGGCCGAGGCGGTGGGCATTCCGCTGACGCTCGGAGGGGGCATTCGGTCGCTGGCCGACGTCGAGGCGGCGCTGGACGCGGGGGCCGACCGGATCAGCGTGAGCAGCGCCGCGGTGCGCCGGCCGCATCTGATCGAGGAGGCGGCCCGGGAGTTCGGCTCCGACCGCATCGTGCTGGCCGTGGACGTGGACGTGTCCGCCCGGCTGCCGAGCGGCTACGAGGTGTACGTCGACGGCGGGCGCACTCCGACGGGGATCGATGCGTTCGAGTTTGCGCAGGCCGGCCAGGAGCGCGGGGCGGGGGCCATCCTGCCCACCAGCCGTCGCACGGACGGCACCAGGGAGGGCTACGACATCCCGCTGACGCGCGGCATTGCCGACCGGGTGGGCGTGCCGGTGATTGCCAGCGGGGGGGCGGGCACGCTGGAGCACTTCCTGCGGGGAGCGGTGGATGGCCATGCGGACATCCTGCTGGCGGCGAGCGTCTTCCACTTCGGCGAGATCGCCGTGCCGGAACTGAAGGCCTACCTGAAGGAGCACGGCGTGGCGGTGCGCGTGTGA